One genomic window of Corallococcus exiguus includes the following:
- a CDS encoding sigma 54-interacting transcriptional regulator, producing MSRPASEQLPRSERKPLYVKVVTQPPLHGCWSVNISETGIGLIATPRRPSEGPHENEPVEMAFSLPDTGAHVRVHGTVRWRHDTAGVGGTVAALGISFGAFDAADGVKLARYLASSHLQVVAAFASDDETRAVRQALDGVATPHFAATAEDVHALLTRGDMAVLLVCGQDESRALALVESLAELRAEVDPTGAGPPSDLASRIVYCAPAAPERLVALFNSGRIYRAPGAWPDPEAMREAVLQAGREHGFRTEQWRMALELERNLMRERALAQTPVVGVGRHGEDLGFRSPPMQRVMEMVRLVAPHRVAVLLQGETGTGKEVLARILHRLSGRGDLPLVVQDCGALTETLLESELFGHVKGAFTGAVSDHPGLFVLANGGTIFLDEIENTTPNLQAKLLRVLETGDIRPVGGTQVRHVDVRVVAASNRDLGEEVRAGRFRADLFYRLNSFTIDIPPLRERPEDIPELARAFVEQFNRTLKRSATGVAPDADEVLHGYGWPGNVRELRNVVERAVLLSRPGEMLTRRLLPPALLNNTLPRADPTGDGSLRARLQQVERDLIREALERHGGVLRRAAVALGMDPVTLGRRARRHGLWKPE from the coding sequence ATGTCGCGCCCCGCGTCCGAGCAACTGCCCCGGAGCGAGCGCAAGCCGCTGTACGTGAAGGTGGTGACCCAGCCGCCGCTGCATGGCTGCTGGTCCGTGAACATCAGCGAGACGGGCATCGGGCTCATCGCCACGCCGCGCCGCCCCTCCGAGGGCCCGCACGAGAACGAGCCGGTGGAGATGGCCTTCTCTCTGCCGGACACGGGCGCCCACGTGCGCGTGCACGGCACTGTGCGCTGGCGCCACGACACGGCGGGCGTCGGGGGCACCGTCGCGGCGCTGGGCATCAGCTTCGGCGCCTTCGACGCGGCGGACGGCGTGAAGCTGGCGCGCTACCTGGCCAGCTCCCACCTGCAGGTGGTGGCCGCCTTCGCCTCGGATGACGAGACGCGCGCGGTGCGCCAGGCCCTGGACGGCGTGGCCACGCCGCACTTCGCCGCCACCGCGGAGGACGTGCACGCGCTGCTCACGCGCGGGGACATGGCGGTGCTGTTGGTGTGTGGCCAGGACGAGTCGCGGGCGCTCGCGCTGGTGGAGTCCCTGGCGGAGCTGCGCGCGGAGGTGGACCCCACGGGGGCGGGGCCGCCCAGCGACCTGGCCTCGCGCATCGTCTACTGCGCCCCCGCGGCCCCGGAGCGGCTGGTGGCGCTCTTCAACTCCGGCCGCATCTACCGGGCGCCGGGGGCCTGGCCGGACCCGGAAGCCATGCGCGAGGCGGTGCTCCAGGCAGGGCGCGAGCACGGCTTCCGCACGGAGCAGTGGCGCATGGCGCTGGAGCTGGAGCGCAACCTCATGCGCGAGCGCGCGCTGGCCCAGACTCCGGTGGTGGGCGTGGGCCGCCACGGAGAAGACCTGGGTTTTCGCAGCCCTCCGATGCAGCGGGTGATGGAGATGGTGCGCCTGGTGGCCCCCCACCGGGTGGCGGTGCTGCTGCAAGGCGAGACGGGCACCGGCAAGGAGGTGCTGGCGCGCATCCTCCACCGGCTCTCCGGCCGGGGGGACCTGCCGCTCGTCGTCCAGGACTGCGGCGCGCTCACGGAGACGCTGCTGGAGAGCGAGCTGTTCGGCCACGTGAAGGGGGCCTTCACCGGCGCGGTGTCGGACCACCCGGGCCTCTTCGTGCTGGCCAACGGCGGCACCATCTTCCTGGATGAGATCGAGAACACCACGCCCAACCTCCAGGCGAAGCTGTTGCGCGTGCTGGAGACGGGCGACATCCGCCCGGTGGGCGGCACCCAGGTGCGCCACGTGGACGTGCGCGTGGTGGCAGCGAGCAACCGGGACCTGGGCGAGGAGGTGCGCGCCGGCCGCTTCCGCGCGGACCTCTTCTACCGGCTCAACAGCTTCACCATCGACATCCCGCCCTTGCGCGAGCGCCCGGAGGACATCCCGGAGCTGGCCCGCGCCTTCGTGGAGCAGTTCAACCGCACCCTGAAGCGCTCCGCCACGGGCGTGGCCCCGGACGCGGACGAGGTGCTGCACGGCTACGGCTGGCCGGGCAACGTGCGCGAATTGCGCAACGTGGTGGAGCGGGCGGTGCTCCTGTCCCGGCCCGGGGAGATGCTCACCCGGCGCCTGTTGCCGCCCGCGCTCCTCAACAACACGCTGCCCCGGGCGGACCCCACCGGGGATGGTTCGCTGAGGGCCCGGCTCCAGCAGGTGGAGCGCGACCTCATCCGCGAGGCCCTGGAGCGCCATGGCGGCGTCCTGCGCCGCGCCGCCGTGGCCCTGGGCATGGACCCCGTGACGTTGGGCCGCCGGGCCCGGCGTCACGGGTTGTGGAAGCCGGAGTAG
- a CDS encoding heparin lyase I family protein, translating into MKKTLLLVETLFVLGAAGCGAPDGSLPAEDRQPTLETSAEDLTTTGCTQLTPASVKASGDDGTGSVAANTLDDQLTTRWSSLGKGQWIDFDLGATKAVSAVSVAWHEGNKRANTFTVSVSPDGYTYTQVYSGKSLGTTTAAETYAFTSVSARRVRVTVQGNSLNDWASIAEARPCSGTVTTPPPTTPGGIVWRGDFESGSRSQWDGTQMMSADRLQVVSSPVREGGYALKATVKQGDDPINSSGNRNEIFKQTKEAVGSEYWYRWSTRFAADFPSVNTWQLFTQWHHDGCCGSPPVEFYVYGEEMRLNIGGSPGTIVWRTPLVRNTWHDFVFHVKWSPNASVGFVELYYDGQLVLPKRNIATQYSGQLNYLKIGLYRNDTIAPVGVVYHDGWVMGRTQADVLDANYKLK; encoded by the coding sequence TTGAAGAAAACCCTCCTCCTGGTTGAAACGTTGTTCGTCCTGGGCGCCGCTGGCTGTGGCGCTCCGGATGGTTCCCTTCCGGCGGAAGACCGCCAGCCCACGCTCGAGACGTCCGCCGAGGACCTCACCACCACCGGCTGCACGCAGCTCACGCCCGCGAGCGTGAAGGCCAGCGGCGACGACGGCACTGGCAGCGTCGCGGCGAACACGCTGGATGATCAGCTCACCACCCGCTGGAGCAGCCTGGGCAAGGGCCAGTGGATTGACTTCGACCTGGGCGCCACCAAGGCCGTGAGCGCGGTGTCGGTGGCCTGGCACGAGGGCAACAAGCGCGCGAACACGTTCACCGTCTCCGTGTCGCCGGACGGCTACACCTATACGCAGGTGTACAGCGGCAAGAGCCTGGGCACGACCACCGCGGCGGAGACGTACGCCTTCACGTCGGTGAGCGCGCGCCGGGTGCGCGTGACGGTGCAGGGCAACTCCCTCAACGACTGGGCCAGCATCGCGGAGGCGCGCCCGTGCTCCGGCACCGTGACGACGCCGCCTCCCACCACCCCGGGCGGCATCGTGTGGCGGGGCGACTTCGAGTCCGGCAGCCGCAGCCAGTGGGACGGCACGCAGATGATGTCCGCGGACCGGCTCCAGGTCGTCTCGTCGCCGGTGCGCGAGGGCGGCTACGCCCTCAAGGCCACGGTGAAGCAGGGCGACGACCCCATCAACTCCAGCGGCAACCGCAACGAAATCTTCAAGCAGACGAAGGAGGCGGTGGGCTCCGAGTACTGGTACCGCTGGAGCACGCGCTTCGCGGCGGACTTCCCCAGCGTGAACACCTGGCAGCTCTTCACCCAGTGGCACCATGACGGGTGCTGCGGCTCGCCGCCGGTGGAGTTCTACGTCTACGGCGAGGAGATGCGGCTGAACATCGGCGGGTCCCCGGGCACCATCGTCTGGCGCACGCCGCTGGTGCGCAACACGTGGCACGACTTCGTCTTCCACGTGAAGTGGTCCCCCAACGCGAGCGTGGGCTTCGTGGAGCTGTACTACGACGGCCAGCTGGTGCTGCCCAAGCGCAACATCGCGACGCAGTACTCCGGGCAGCTCAACTACCTGAAGATCGGCCTGTACCGGAACGACACCATCGCGCCGGTGGGCGTCGTCTACCACGACGGTTGGGTGATGGGCCGGACGCAGGCGGACGTGCTGGACGCCAACTACAAGTTGAAGTGA